aaaaattcacaaCCCGTGAAACCTTGGATTCAAGAACAATCGAGAAGTTTATTATGAGTcaatataagaatataaattttaaaaagttgtcaaagcaaaaaaaattgtaattaaaaaactaaagattaaatttgataagaaaaaaaaaataaaggatggtgaaattataaaataaaagcagttataatttaaaataaaaacttgtgaatgctaaaaaaattgataataaaaaaagggattaaatttgataggggAAAAAAGCTAAGGAGGtcaaatcataaaacaaaatcaattgaaaaaatgattcaaaaaaaaatagcaataaaaagaatgaagatcaaattcaataaattattcaagataaaaaaatcataataaaaagaaaaagggactaaatttgaaaaactaacaaattaaagggatgttcttgaatttttaatggGGTAGCACAACATTCTAGgtggggggagagagagaagaaagagggAAGAGGTGGACGCCGACGTCAAATTGCTGTGAATCCTAGCACACGCGTCGCATCATCTGGTTTGGGCGCCAAGACCTTTCAAACATTACCCCGAAAGGTAATGTTTTATTGCTGGAAGCCCTCTACATGCCGCTTGAATGGCATGAGGGTTGTTCACACATTGACGtgtgtaaataaatataatttacaaaaataccaATGAGAAccctaaaaaattacaataaaaacaatgtaaaataacataaaaagctCTTGAGTTAGAGCTCAATTGGTTTTGTCTTTAAAGGCATCAAAGTAATTACACTATtctaaaagaattgaaaaatacaaaaatacccctAAGTATCAggtattagattattttattctagggttaaattaataatctcgctatacaaaataatatgaaattacCAATCTAAcactatatatttaaaaaagataaattatgatatgatgaaaagacaattttaCCCTTAAAACTTAGTgcattgcttcttctttttttcaatgataaattcacaattaaactattataatgaatataaaCTTTTGTTTCATAGAggatttagttgtttttaattatattattatacattCATTGTTGAAGCAAAACAATTAATCATATCTTAAGCGAAGAAAAGACTTAAAACACATTGTTGTGCTAGCATTTTCATTTGGCACTCATGGCCCTCCGCTTCTTTGTTGAAGCAAAACAatgtgttttatgtttttagttgtttttaattatattattatacattCATTGTTGAAGCAAAACAATTAATCATATCTTAAGCGAAGAAAAGACTTAAAAcacattgtttttcaaagaCTTAAAAGGTATTTTGAATTGTggtgtgaaatattttttttaaaaaaattttgcttgaaaatatatttaattgatttttttagaattgatttttaatattaacactttaaaactattagaaaatattaaaaaaaatattaatttaatgtttttttaaacaaaaaacatatttgaaaaacatttaaaagcaGAAACAGAAATTGTATCAAACACTATCATTAGAGGCTATCATCAACTACTTCATTCACAAAGTTTTCATTCTATAGCATAAAAAATCCAACAGAAAACTTTTCTCCAAATAAGAAAAGGTGAAAAACATAAAACCCTACGATATAAAAGATGGGATGTAAAAGATGGTTTGCCTGATAATAACATCTTTCCAGGTAATCTCAAAGAACAAATAGAATATTTTCTTAAAGTAACTCCAAGGAAGATTTTACTTGCATCATGACTTCATGAGTGAGACATTCTTTTTGTTTGCAGTAGATATGGCTAAGGAATTGCACATCTCCTTGGTGCCATTTTGGACCTCAGAACCTCGTTCCCTCCCTTTTCTCCTTGAAAGCGATTTAGTTCGCTAGACTATCAGTTGCAATATTAACAGTAagctcttatatatatatatatatatatatgttcataaAGTACTTGTCCTAATTTGCAAGAATTTATGAGTTTAGTTTGTTTCTATTTATAGGCTGTGATGATATTCTAAAATTCAATATGCTCAAGAATAAGATTTTTGAGTGTTTAAATGGTGGGTAATCATGCCTTCatgtcattattatttttttagaggttATGAAGTTTATGGTTGGTGATAAAAGACCTAACACATATAAAACAATTCTTTTGGTGAGATTTTGAAACTTTCTGATGATAAAGttaatgaattttaataaaagatgAGTTTTAATAAAAGATTGCAATAAATGAGAGATTAAGAGTttaattctaagaaaaaaagtgttttgttcttgtttatgtataataaatgttGTGAGACTAAGAGTATTAGTATTTAGAGAATATAAATTATGAactttttaaacatattttctCTTGATAGCattaatgaaagataaatatctcttatataatattaatgaaggataaatatcttttacaaAAATTTAATGGTAATGGAAATATAATAGGTCATTATAAGACTTTTATATACTTAAGGATATATGAAGATGATCATTCTTgacttttaacattttatgttaaaatatataaaaataaataaataaatcctcaTGATCTAATATAGGGTCTCGTGACCCAATTAGGAGGCCAACAATGATTGTTAGTTCTATATACATTTAGGAATAATTCCAAATCTAATGGTGATGGTCTGATAGCTTATCAGACTCATATGTGTTTAGGCTCAATACAAAGCTCAACCCAATAATATTAGGTATGACATCTCGTTAAACCTACATATACTTGGGCTCAGCTTTAGTTGAATTCAAAGATATTGGGTCTATCATCTTGTAATCTCACCATATCCATATATACTTGGGCGCAATGTATGGCACGTAACTGAACCTAAGATTGTTGAGCTTACAAGTAAGTTAGACTCATGTCATCTAGGTTTGACATTCAACCAAATCTAGATACGTTGAGTTATTACCCTACCTTTAGCCTTTTATAACatgagttttaaataaaaataaaatatattaaatatattgatctaTCAGgttgtataatttttattctatttacaTTACTTATGCATTCAAAGACTTGTTTGAAAATGGCCTTAACCATATCACACTAAGATAAATCAAAATCTTAGTTATTCAATATTTATGTGATGTAAAAGCATTCCTAGTAATTCCATCATTTATATCCACTAATCAATTTGGATTAGATGGTTCTAAATAAAGCTTAAAAGAACTTGAACTCAACCTAAAGAAATCAACAAATTCAAATGGAAAACTGTATCAATATAGAGCAAGTTACTGAGCAAAGTATATATCCCTAGAAAGCTATTTGTGTCTAGTTTTCAACAAACCAAACGGTACATGATTTGGAGCTTTGTACTAAGAGTTATGGCCATTTTACTCCTAATACAAGCTGCTGGAAGAATCGAAAATCCTCTTGCATATTTTGCAACttacaagattaccctcttctTCTAATAGTATTTAACTAGATTTGTGGGCCGCGATTCGTCATGGGccagttatatttttttgcaacgtaaaaaaaatactaagaaaaaacATCTGAGactagatttattaatttaatttgtaatttaaataatataaataaaaaatacaacaataataaataaattgataaaaaaataacaacgaaaaaaagataaaaagaactcGACCTAAGCCCATCCAGAGTATaaaaaactcaatgttgaatgggcaaaacttaagaaaaaaataaaataatcaataaaataatcctTAATTAAACCAAGTTAAATAGCAAACTCTTGAACCAGggacataaaattaaaataactttataaaaaagaagcaagaaaaaatgTTCGAAGaccaatttctaataaattaaataaaaacatgataactttatataaacaaaaatgaaaatgaaaaagttGAAGCTTAATATTAGCAAGTAAAAAGTTGCAGGatgaaatataacaaaaattataacaaaaaaaaaggttgataaAATCTCGATATgagcccaccatgttcaagatGCAAAATCTTTGAGTCAATCATGATACTAAGGTAACCACTTTGACAAGCAAATGAAATAAATCTTGaagtttaattatcaaacaattcaatattgaagggtgaaaataaaaaaataaaaaaatttaattaaaaaatcaaagaaaaaaatgagttaaccTGAGGTCAACCTGCTAATCTCGCGATTATAGGCACAAGATCAGATTACCCAAtcgaaaggaaaagaaaagcaagtacgacaataaattttcaataaataaaatgttaaagaataaatttgaaataaatcaatttaaaaacaaacaaaaaaaacaaaatttaacttgCATTAATTTTTGAAACCAGTGACTCTTGTCATTAGCCCGAGATTAACCCTTTAAaaggtaaataataaaaaataacaaagcaagactctaaaaaaaaagataaaatataagataatgTAAGCTtgaaaaagggaagaaattattattttttaaatacttttaaaatacaaaaataaatgcaGCAGAAATAATATGTGGCATAAATGGGGGAATAGCTGGAAATCCTTTCAAAGTTTCTTTCCAGCTGGCTCATGCACTCTGAAGTAAATTGCATATCAGCTCTTGCTGTTCAATGAACGTCgtgatttttctttgtttttgaatCCTTTTTACACTCCGACAagtaaatttttcataatttcctAGTCCTGGTCTGGATAAGCCTGTTTTTTACCCAACTACAAATGTGGATTTAACATGGTTGTTGTGTAAGAAAGCTGActtttgagaataaaaaaggaGGAGATTCTTTAAATGCatacaaaaataatcattagCATAAGCTAAATATTCTTAAAGTTCATGGCCCCTAAGTTGCAATATCATCGAGTACAAGGAAATAGTAAGAGCATCTTTGGCAATGCTGcgtgttcttaattttttttagtttaaaattattattttttatttttttaaattgtttgatatgctcatgctgttttttttttcaatccatgtagtttttgaaattttagttctaataaaaattttatttttaagtttttaaatattaaaaatagagataaagtcactcaattataacaaaaaaaaaagaaagttaaaagaaatttttttatattttaagaatgcttattaagtatttttaaataaaaatttaatttaatatttttaaaaaacaaatctttgatTTTCCAGCTACCATCGATGAACAGATTAcgtctgctttttttttttgctccttAAAACAAGGGATAGTCGGTGGGAAGATTCACATTTATGAGACCCGACAGATGATAGCTGGAAGATAAACATTTGTCCGCTCAGGAaagtgagtgagagagagagagagagagagagtaagcaCGAGCATctctctccttttgttttgacTCGCTTGAATAGGAATTCGGGAATATTCCCCAAAAACAAATAGACAATTTGCTAAATCCAACAGATGTCATGTTCgtcttgatttcttttcttttttcttttttcttttttaatgggtGTCCAAATTGTGGGGTCACAAATCCGATAAGAAATAAGGATAATGATAGTCCTTGGTTTAAAACTATCTAGTCCCCTGTATATATTGATGGGTTCTAGTAACATGTGAGtttaccatttttattttattttttgtaaaaacaaatatatatcaaaatgataaaaatattttttaaaaaaaattaaaattctaattatttactcaagataaaaaaaaataaaaaaatctgattcAAACATGATGAATTCATTGAATCTATAATTTCAAACATGATATtgagataactctatagaaaaaaaaacaaaaaaaaaaaacaaagattatcaATTTTCTATTAACCTAATGATgatgtatgaaataaaaataaaataaaaaattactgaaGCCAACCCGGTCTAACTTTTAGAACTTGTGACATGAATCATGAGATTTGATCAtaacataaaagataaataaaaaaaataacaatgtaaaATTACCAACTAACCAAAATAATTagagataaacttgaaaaaaaaataaaaaaaaaattgataagaaagaagaaaatatagatttgaaaaaaataagaatcaaatttgacataaaaaaataaataaaataataatgatgaaattgaaaaacaatttcaattaagaaaataataagagaaaataaaaattaagagaatgagtatcaaatttgatataaaaaattatcaagaaatgaaattaaaaaaaaaaactaaattagtaaataattcaagaccaaatacattgcaattaaaagaatggtaatcaaatctgatataaaaataaaatgccaatggatgaaattaaaaaataaaattaactcaataaatattttaaatcaaacatattataattaaaataatgatgatctAATTTgacttagaaaataaataattatatatatttgtttcaagaccaacatgttttttcaagagaaaaaagagagaataataataaaaaaaagtaatcatagCTCAATCGGTATTCTTCTGACCGCAGGCGCCTTATTGTTCTTGTCATGATAGTCAATTTTGTGGAGGCTAAAacttgctttttgtttttttctaaatggcAGATTCAATTATCTCTGATTCCACatgaaaataactaaaaaaccatAGCATAATAACTAAAGTGTCTCTGCAATCAAAgctaagaaatattatttttaggggTATTTATGTAATTGTGAGAcacaaataaattgaaaaacaagaaaagctcCTTGACAtaaggaaaatgtttttttttaaggcttcGCTAGTAATTACACCGTGtaataaagagataaaaaatattatttaacctCTCTTTCCTTTAATGAGTAATATCTTTCTATCCCTGAAACTAAGCTAAGTGAATTTAAAATTCtagaataaaaaagtaatatcaCGTGCAAAATTCATAGTGAAAGGTTCTTTTagcttttgatataaaatatcaaatgcgAATGAATCACTATGATATCTCCCTTTTTTCCTGGAAATCAcaaggaattgaaaaataaaaattccatgGTGACCTCATAGGAGGAGAAACCAAAATTGAATTGGACAAAACAGAACAAAGACAGgccaattgatttatttttcttggtcaTTATTTTACCATTTTTGTTGCTTGTCAGATTGCTTGTCCTTGTCCAACTTGCCAAGTTATGGAACTTGTGTCATCacgaacaaaaaacaaatttgtaaatTGTTCTGCTAGCATATTGTGCTGTGAGTGATTGTAAGAAACGAAAACAATGGacctagaagaagaaaaaccaagtATTTACTTACCATTGATCTCCCCAGAAACTGCAGTAAAATCAGGACATGGATTCAGCAAAGTTGAGGTTGTTGAGGAGGTGAAGAAGCAGCTTGTGCTAGCAGGGCCTCTTGTTACtgttaatttcttaatttttcttttacagGTGATTTCGGTCATGTTTGTCGGTCATCTTGGAGAGCTAGCACTTTCAGGTGCTTCCATGGCCACTTCTTTTGCTTCGGTCACTGGCATAAGTTTATTGGTAAGAGGGGTTTCTCCCAGTATGGTTGTGTGCAATTTATGAGTTGAAAATAAAACCTCAACTACAATAAACTTTAGAGCTGAGATATCACAGGACTTATTTGCTGAAAAGGATGGTAGAACTTGTGCCATTTTCTACAGTAAgtgaatatatttttcaaatcccATTTCAAGCTGTTAGAAGGAAAGATTAAAAACCATTTGCCTCTTCTAACTTAGTGATGAATGAAGCTAAGCCATTGTTCAGGAATAAAACTTGCTTTCCCTTTTTCTAAATGACAGATCCTCGTGTCTTTCAAActtacatttcaagtttttgtATCAAAGTTTCACATATCtctctatttatatataaaacttgtttGATGAGTAGAAAGGACTGGCAAGTGCATTAGACACATACTGTGGTCAATCTTATGGAGCAAAGCAATACCACATGCTTGGTATACACCTGCAGAGAGCCATGATAGTTCTTCTACTTGCCAGCGTTCCACTTGCAGTTGTATGGGCCAATGCCGGGGCCATTCTAGTGTTCTTGAAGCAGGATCCAGAAATATCAGCTGAGGCTGGGCGTTACGCTCGTTACATGATTCCCACCATTTTTGGTTTTGCAATCCAGGAATGTCATGTCAGATTCTTGCAATCCCAAAACAATGTGATTCCAATGATGGTTTGCGCAGGAATTACGACCTTTCTTCACATCTTTACATGTTGGATTCTTGTCTTTAAATCCGGACTTGGAAATAAAGGTGCTGCGTTGGCAAATGCTATCTCCTACTGGGCTAACGCACTCTTACTTATTCTTTATGTGAGGATATCTCCCTCTTGTAAGAAGACTTGGACTGGTTTATCAAAGGAGGCCCTGCATGGAATTCCCAATTTCCTTAAACTAGCAATTCCTTCAGCTATAATGgtcaggtattttttttatttcaatcactCCAAGAGCCAATTGAATTGGATTATTTGGGTTTACATATCtagtaattaattttcattattattgtgTTGGAATAGCTTGGAGATTTGGTCATTTGAGATGATGGTTCTGTTATCTGGTCTTCTTCCAAATCCTAAACTTGAAACATCTGTCCTTTCCATCAGGTTAGAGTTATGTGGAGCCATCAGTGATAATCTGTTAGGCACATGTGAACTTGTCTCAAATGCATGAATGCTAACAAATTGCTGTGTATTTCCAGCCTTAACACATGTGCTTTGACTTATATGATACCCCTTGGTCTTAGTGCTGCTATAAGGTGAGCCTGCACAAAATGAACTGGTAGATATACTTAAAACTGCTTCATTCTCCTGACAAATTTATTTCTTTGGAGTCAGTACAAGAGTCTCAAATGAACTGGGTGCTGGGAAACCACAAGCGGCTCGTCTAGCAGTATGTGTTGCGACATTCTTGGTCGGTACTGAAGGCATTTCGGTGGCCTCCTTAATGATCTTTGGTCGTAATGTATGGGGCTCCTCTTATACAACAGAAAAAATAGTAGTGAACTATGTGGGAGAAATGTTGGTTTTTGTTGCAGTATCTCACTTTTTTGACGGAATTCAATCTGTGTTTTCAGGTCTGTAGCAGCGATTTAGCTTTCTCTTCTCTGTGCCTCCTCCATGCATAAAATCAACTTCTGAACATAGGAATTTTTCACGCTAAATTGAGGACCAAATGAATATAGCAAGTGCAATCAGTAAttagaaacaaaaccaaaattcGAAAGGATAATTTAATGCATTATACATGCCTTCATCAATGAAAACTATGATGTGGATGCTTTCACCAAAATTCGACTGTACTTTGCGTGGAATGACCTTgttacatgattttttattctggCTGACAAGACCACAATTGACAATTGTAGGCACTGCTAGAGGATGTGGATGGCAGAAGATTGGAGCGGTAATTAATCTGGGTGCATACTATCTTCTAGGCATTCCTTGTTCTGTAATCCTTGCTTTTGTCTATCATTTTGGTGGGAAGGTAACTCCATATCCTTGTCTGTCTGTgactgaaataaaatatatttttgtgccAAGCAAGTAACAGAACAGCATACAAAAGCTTACTAAAATATGCTCTACAGGGACTGTGGACAGGCATTATAGTAGCTCTGTTTTTCCAAGCATTAGCGCTTTTTGTAGTAACTCTTCGCACCAACTGGGAGAAAGAAGTAAACGCCTATTCCTTTGTTAATTCTTTTGTGCATCGCCTGTTAATTTTAGtctcatttcttatttttttgctctctcttttgcaGTCAAAGAAAGCTAATGACAGAGTCTACCGTGCAGTCATACTTGATAATTCATCAACATAAAGGGTGCAAAGATCTTAGTATAACTTGTTTGCCTGAAGAAGAGAAATTGTATTATAGTATCAAAACTTAAGTTATCGTTCACTGACCCTGTTCTGGATTAGGAAAAGAGAAGTAATGACCAATTTCACACACTGAATGTATGAGCCAGGCCATTAAAAGCACTCCCTGTTCAGATATATTTATAGCAAAGttccattctcattacaatgtTCTTCTCTCCTTTTTAAGAAGGTCAACATTCAATTCGTTGTTTTTAAACTGGAACCTAATAAATCATCGCCTCAGAAACGAGTTCTTATCGTTAAGACCATTGAAGATTCATATAGAGCACTCAACAAATATTATAAGCAGGTCAGCGCATATAATAAGCAGGTCTCTTTAGTATTGATTATGTTTTATTACAGAACGCAAGTGTAGAATCCTAAGATACAAGGCAACAAGTAAATGGTGAATCAGATCCCAATATTACATATGCTGGAGGAAGTGAAACCAGTCCTAGCAGTTGTTACTGGAGCAGCATTAATCTTGCCAAAGATTGCATTAGTCATGTCCCTGATTTATATGCATGTAGCTAAATTGTGTGGAATAATAGCTAGGGGGGCCAGTTTACAGAAGTTGAAATAAGGTTATGGATGTTGGGGTTTCTTGACATAATGCTTTCGAGTTAAGTATTGGCGCATTAAGCTCCTGAAAGTGAAACGGTTCGTTGTCCTTGTTTCCTTCTTTGAGTGAGATTAATATATGTCTTTTGTATTTATATGTATACAACTTGAAAGCAGTTATCAGCCTGaccaagaaaaaagcaaattacACACCATTTTTTATTACCATAACCTCATGCATACAGAATAAGGACATTAAAGGGGTGGACTTCACTCTAAGTTCCTGTCAGATATGATGTATATACAGTTTATGTTCCTGTATTGACTTGTATCAGCGCTGAAGTACATGTAAAAGTTCCAGTATCCGATTTCACCTTACAGGTTTTCGCTTCCCTCTAGTTATATGGAAGTATCGAAGCATTCTAACTGCTGATTCATGTGAGCTCTGAGCAGGCTAGATCGGAAGAATTGAATCTATACTGATGTGATACTTCAGCATTTTTCATATGTCGGCTCTGTCACAGCACTTGTGGAACTATTTCTTTTGTGTGTGTGCGTGTTTGGCGATAAGGTATGCAGATCCTTGGCTGGAACAGCCCTCTGAGAACACGCAAGCCGGCCGAATCACAGGCATCGAGAAAATTCCATGAGCACTTGCGAGCATATCACTGCTTAATGCTGAGATCAATGTTTCTACCTAcaattttattgtgattttgaTTCCCAAACTTGGTTTACATTTGCTCCTTTCATTTTTATCTGAAGCAGATCTAAACACTAAGCAGGACTTTGTTCCTCTTGTtgaaatctttaattttaagtGTTAAAAGCAATTAATTGTTAAAGCTTCCAACGCATTTAAAAGAGGGAGAGGTACCTGGAGGAAGACAATTCTTTTTAATCATCAAATTATACAAAGTATGAAAAGTAATTGAAAGCTAATTCATGTATAGtctaaaagaaatttaaagtcTTTACCTATTAGTGAATTTATTTAAGCAAAATCCATTCATCTTTCATagattttttcatct
The Populus nigra chromosome 3, ddPopNigr1.1, whole genome shotgun sequence genome window above contains:
- the LOC133689872 gene encoding protein DETOXIFICATION 16-like, coding for MDLEEEKPSIYLPLISPETAVKSGHGFSKVEVVEEVKKQLVLAGPLVTVNFLIFLLQVISVMFVGHLGELALSGASMATSFASVTGISLLKGLASALDTYCGQSYGAKQYHMLGIHLQRAMIVLLLASVPLAVVWANAGAILVFLKQDPEISAEAGRYARYMIPTIFGFAIQECHVRFLQSQNNVIPMMVCAGITTFLHIFTCWILVFKSGLGNKGAALANAISYWANALLLILYVRISPSCKKTWTGLSKEALHGIPNFLKLAIPSAIMVSLEIWSFEMMVLLSGLLPNPKLETSVLSISLNTCALTYMIPLGLSAAISTRVSNELGAGKPQAARLAVCVATFLVGTEGISVASLMIFGRNVWGSSYTTEKIVVNYVGEMLVFVAVSHFFDGIQSVFSGTARGCGWQKIGAVINLGAYYLLGIPCSVILAFVYHFGGKGLWTGIIVALFFQALALFVVTLRTNWEKESKKANDRVYRAVILDNSST